The candidate division KSB1 bacterium genome has a segment encoding these proteins:
- a CDS encoding asparagine synthetase B encodes MDLAQTDHLKAYGVAYWALDQGMNVEWLLNYRGGSFLLAEEPMVERELRLRGVSFEHLDAPAVSSVYHTIEAENMEVVLLEKAPAIAIYAPPKEEMWDDAVMLALEYAEVPFTVVWDAEILRGDLDKYDWLHLHHEDFTGQFGKFYASYRNTAWYQQEVALNREMAQKLGFAKVSELKRAVALAIKDYMLRGGFLFAMCSATDTYDIALAASNTDIVDTVFDGDPPAPDCQQRLDYSQCVGFEGFRVELNPLIYEYSDIDVPPSYAPVLRGAEADYFTLFDFSAKYDPVPCMLTQNHVSVIKGFMGQTTGFRRDLIKKSVTILGEAEGTDQVKYIHGNVGKGTFTFLGGHDPEDYQHLVGDPPTQLALHKNSPGYRLILNNILFPAAKQRKRKT; translated from the coding sequence ATGGACCTCGCCCAGACCGACCACCTGAAGGCCTACGGGGTGGCCTATTGGGCCCTTGATCAGGGCATGAATGTGGAATGGCTCCTCAACTACCGCGGTGGCTCATTTCTCCTTGCCGAAGAGCCCATGGTGGAACGCGAGCTGCGCCTTCGGGGGGTGAGCTTCGAGCATCTGGATGCGCCGGCAGTGAGTAGTGTGTACCACACCATCGAGGCCGAGAACATGGAGGTCGTGCTGCTGGAAAAGGCCCCAGCCATCGCCATTTATGCTCCGCCAAAAGAGGAGATGTGGGACGATGCGGTCATGCTGGCGCTGGAATACGCCGAGGTGCCCTTCACGGTGGTGTGGGATGCCGAAATCCTGCGCGGGGACCTGGACAAGTACGATTGGCTCCACCTGCACCACGAGGACTTTACCGGGCAGTTTGGCAAGTTCTACGCAAGCTACCGGAACACCGCCTGGTATCAGCAAGAGGTGGCCCTCAACCGCGAGATGGCGCAGAAGCTGGGTTTTGCCAAGGTCTCCGAACTGAAGCGGGCGGTGGCCTTGGCGATTAAGGACTATATGCTGCGCGGTGGGTTCCTCTTTGCCATGTGCTCGGCCACCGACACCTACGACATTGCCTTGGCTGCCTCCAATACCGACATCGTAGACACCGTCTTTGACGGGGACCCGCCCGCGCCAGACTGCCAGCAGCGGCTCGACTACTCCCAGTGCGTAGGCTTCGAAGGGTTTCGAGTTGAGCTCAACCCCCTCATCTACGAGTACTCTGACATCGATGTGCCGCCCAGCTATGCGCCGGTGCTGCGCGGCGCCGAGGCCGACTACTTTACCCTGTTTGACTTTTCCGCCAAATACGACCCAGTCCCCTGCATGCTCACCCAGAACCACGTTTCGGTGATAAAGGGATTCATGGGGCAGACCACCGGGTTCCGCCGCGACCTGATAAAAAAGTCCGTGACTATCCTGGGCGAGGCCGAGGGGACCGACCAGGTCAAGTACATCCATGGCAACGTGGGCAAGGGCACGTTCACCTTCCTCGGCGGGCACGATCCCGAAGACTACCAGCACCTGGTCGGGGATCCGCCCACGCAGCTTGCCCTGCACAAGAACTCTCCCGGCTATCGGCTCATTCTGAACAATATCTTGTTCCCGGCGGCAAAGCAGAGGAAGAGGAAGACCTGA
- the hrcA gene encoding heat-inducible transcriptional repressor HrcA has translation MTELTPREEQVFRSVVRNFVQNARPVGSRLVAKQCGMDVSAATIRNVMADLEEKGLITHPHTSAGRVPTDRGYRYYVDTLMQVDDLTPQEREDIRRKLLCPSADVEQILESSSRALGNISKLLGVVLAPRFYQGIFDRLDLVEIADKRILVIIRVKSGLVKTILMEIDSNLSRERLEETARVLNERLHGLTLLEIKRTIDKRMADISEGSPDLVRLIVGSAESVFDIEGGAHFYVSGTGNILSQPEFISHEQMSKILQLLDQKHVLIQVLNEQGEKEGVSIIIGEENREELMRSCSLITATYNLGDVTGTLGVLGPTRMQYAKVIALVDYMAQVLHELIRERQVI, from the coding sequence ATGACCGAACTGACGCCCAGAGAAGAACAAGTGTTCCGCTCGGTGGTGCGGAACTTTGTCCAGAATGCGCGGCCGGTGGGTTCCCGACTCGTTGCCAAGCAGTGTGGGATGGACGTGAGCGCGGCGACCATCAGGAACGTCATGGCGGATTTGGAGGAAAAAGGGCTCATCACCCATCCCCATACCTCTGCGGGTCGGGTGCCTACGGACCGGGGGTACAGGTACTACGTGGACACCTTGATGCAGGTGGACGACCTGACCCCGCAGGAGAGGGAGGACATTCGCAGAAAACTGCTGTGTCCCTCTGCCGATGTGGAGCAGATCTTAGAGAGCTCGTCGCGTGCCCTCGGCAACATCTCCAAGCTGCTGGGGGTGGTGTTGGCCCCGCGCTTCTATCAAGGGATCTTTGATCGCTTAGACTTGGTTGAGATCGCCGACAAGCGCATCTTGGTAATCATTCGCGTCAAGTCGGGGTTGGTCAAGACGATCCTCATGGAGATCGACTCGAACCTCTCCCGTGAAAGGCTCGAGGAGACGGCACGAGTCCTCAATGAGCGCCTGCACGGGCTGACGCTCCTCGAGATCAAGAGGACCATCGACAAGAGGATGGCCGACATCTCCGAGGGCTCACCCGACTTGGTCAGGCTCATCGTCGGCTCGGCCGAATCGGTCTTCGACATCGAAGGTGGCGCGCATTTCTACGTGAGCGGCACCGGCAACATCCTCTCGCAGCCGGAGTTCATCAGCCACGAGCAGATGAGTAAGATCCTGCAGCTGCTGGACCAGAAGCACGTGCTCATTCAGGTGCTCAACGAGCAGGGTGAGAAGGAAGGTGTCTCCATTATCATCGGCGAGGAGAATCGCGAAGAGCTCATGCGTAGTTGCAGTCTCATCACCGCCACGTACAATTTAGGTGATGTGACCGGCACCCTCGGCGTGCTCGGCCCGACGCGCATGCAGTATGCCAAGGTCATTGCCTTAGTGGACTATATGGCCCAGGTGCTGCACGAACTCATTCGCGAGCGCCAGGTGATTTGA
- the thiL gene encoding thiamine-phosphate kinase has product MRIAEIGEFGLIARLKALCGQPPAAVVVGIDDDAAAFRHSGDELLVVTTDALVEGVHFRWDYFTPYQLGWRSMAANISDIAAMAAEPRYAVVSVALPAAMSVEEVEGLYQGMVDLAARSGASIIGGDTTRSPGGLFLSITVCGSVPPRSIARRDGARAGDGLYVTGFLGQAHAGLLALSSPALLPKERFPAAVGRHLQPLPRVQEALFLRDNLHLTSMIDVSDGLASEVHHLCRLSGVGAVVEEAAIPLSAEAREIAACLRQEASEFALNGGEDFELLFTAADTEVQAVRRSFEEEFGLSFTKVGEMVPAEQGVLLRQKDGRLRPLAMSGWNHFGRTGGRAAQEATDGRP; this is encoded by the coding sequence ATGCGCATCGCGGAGATAGGAGAATTCGGCCTCATCGCGCGCTTGAAAGCCCTGTGCGGCCAGCCGCCCGCCGCGGTGGTGGTGGGGATCGATGACGATGCCGCGGCCTTCCGCCACTCCGGCGACGAATTGCTTGTGGTGACCACCGATGCCTTGGTCGAGGGTGTCCATTTCCGGTGGGACTATTTCACACCCTATCAGCTCGGCTGGCGGAGCATGGCCGCCAACATTAGCGACATCGCAGCCATGGCAGCAGAGCCGCGCTACGCCGTGGTCTCCGTGGCGTTGCCCGCCGCCATGAGCGTGGAAGAGGTCGAGGGGCTGTATCAAGGGATGGTCGATTTAGCGGCGCGCAGTGGCGCGAGCATCATTGGCGGCGACACAACCCGCTCCCCCGGAGGGCTCTTCCTGAGCATCACGGTGTGCGGCAGCGTGCCGCCCCGTTCGATCGCCCGCAGGGATGGCGCGCGTGCCGGGGATGGCCTCTACGTGACCGGCTTCCTTGGGCAGGCCCACGCCGGTCTTCTCGCGCTGAGCTCGCCCGCGTTACTCCCTAAGGAGCGCTTCCCCGCAGCCGTGGGCCGCCACCTGCAGCCGCTCCCTCGCGTACAAGAGGCCTTGTTCCTGCGCGACAACCTCCACCTGACCAGCATGATTGACGTGAGCGACGGCCTCGCCTCGGAGGTGCATCACCTCTGTCGTCTGAGCGGCGTGGGCGCGGTGGTGGAAGAGGCAGCCATTCCCCTGTCTGCGGAAGCGCGCGAGATAGCCGCCTGCTTGCGACAGGAGGCGAGCGAGTTCGCCCTGAACGGCGGCGAGGACTTTGAGCTGCTCTTCACCGCCGCCGATACAGAGGTGCAGGCGGTGAGGCGCTCGTTCGAGGAGGAGTTTGGCCTCTCGTTCACCAAGGTTGGCGAGATGGTGCCAGCCGAGCAGGGGGTGCTCCTTCGCCAGAAGGATGGGCGGCTCCGGCCGCTCGCCATGTCCGGCTGGAATCACTTTGGGAGGACCGGGGGCCGGGCGGCGCAGGAGGCGACCGATGGCCGTCCCTGA
- the ftsE gene encoding cell division ATP-binding protein FtsE — MIHLRNVRMLYPDGGGVECVNLDVHRGEFVFLVGPSGAGKSTVLKLIYMDERPQEGVVMVHDFDSLHIKRKQIPYLRRLLGIVFQDFRLLPDRDVFENVAFALRVTGAKRREIRRKVLRVLAEVGLSHKRHRMPDELSGGEQQRVAIARALVNEPLALLADEPTGNLDPDTAREVLELLEKINLKGTAVLMATHNYALVEKAGKRIVRIQGGRTL; from the coding sequence ATGATTCATCTGCGCAACGTGCGCATGCTTTACCCTGACGGCGGCGGCGTCGAATGCGTGAACCTCGACGTGCACCGAGGAGAGTTCGTCTTCCTGGTGGGGCCTAGCGGCGCGGGCAAGAGCACTGTGTTGAAGCTCATTTACATGGACGAACGCCCACAGGAAGGCGTGGTCATGGTCCACGACTTCGACTCGCTCCACATAAAACGCAAGCAGATACCCTACCTCCGTCGCCTGCTGGGAATCGTCTTTCAGGACTTTCGTCTTCTGCCGGACAGGGACGTGTTCGAGAACGTGGCCTTTGCCCTGCGGGTGACGGGCGCTAAGCGCAGAGAGATCCGGCGCAAGGTGCTCCGTGTCCTGGCGGAGGTGGGGCTCAGTCACAAGCGCCATCGCATGCCGGACGAGCTGTCTGGCGGCGAGCAGCAACGCGTGGCCATTGCCCGTGCGCTGGTCAACGAGCCGCTGGCCCTGCTGGCGGATGAGCCCACCGGCAATCTGGACCCCGATACCGCTCGGGAGGTGCTCGAGCTCCTGGAAAAGATCAACCTCAAGGGAACGGCAGTCCTCATGGCTACGCACAACTATGCGCTGGTGGAGAAAGCCGGCAAGCGCATTGTGCGCATCCAAGGGGGGAGAACTCTGTGA
- a CDS encoding tetratricopeptide repeat protein: MTALRAWTLVLLLGLCCGQAMAQLPDSLRLAYDYEAIGQYDRAAQVFGALYAKNPQNIAAYQGLRRNLLRMGRLDELAVVIKRRLALGDLQAQVDWAELLYRRGQEREALGEWHRILKEHPRNLNVYEMVAASLSENRLLDEAIAVYRQAREETGRPTLFALQMADLYASRLNFREATRENLLFLRENPQQWSVVQARVGSYATSAQGAAEVAEVLTQELSSSTHQLPLRRILASLWLRTRQWARAFENFVEADRLAADAERNRGTVGTELFGFAETARQEGAYEFAEKAYALLLARYPGSPLALRAEFQRAVLLKEMGQYQAAIDGFTAVADHYRRSREACAALLEAASVYFNFLRDAARCQQVLGRLMGECPSGSEQGRALLLLGDCKLAAGDVAGAREAYRQAARSKDAAREEIAHTALFRIGELAFLTGQLDSAATILSRVASASGPLPERVTNDALELLLLLKENADDNDALRAFAEALLWRRQWQPDQALRRLEQLVRMQPPPAIADEAWMEIASIQTEQGGYQEAIQAYDQVYKGFLESRFRDLALKGKAELLEAQLANDAGAAKAYEEFLATFPTSVYVEEVRKRLRAVDARMEANKRKGER; the protein is encoded by the coding sequence ATGACTGCCCTTCGCGCCTGGACGCTCGTGCTTCTGCTGGGCCTCTGCTGTGGGCAGGCGATGGCACAACTTCCGGATAGTCTGCGCCTGGCCTACGATTACGAAGCCATAGGCCAGTACGACCGCGCTGCGCAGGTGTTCGGCGCGCTCTACGCAAAGAATCCGCAGAACATCGCAGCTTACCAGGGGCTGCGCAGAAACCTGTTGCGGATGGGCAGGCTGGACGAGTTGGCCGTGGTCATTAAACGCCGGCTTGCTCTTGGTGACCTGCAGGCGCAAGTGGACTGGGCCGAACTGCTCTACCGCAGAGGCCAGGAGCGAGAGGCGCTGGGCGAATGGCACAGGATCCTCAAGGAGCATCCGCGCAATTTGAATGTGTACGAAATGGTGGCCGCAAGCCTGAGCGAGAATCGCCTCCTGGATGAGGCAATCGCCGTCTACCGGCAGGCGCGCGAGGAGACTGGACGCCCGACGCTGTTCGCCCTGCAGATGGCCGACTTGTATGCCTCCCGCCTCAATTTCCGGGAGGCTACACGGGAGAATCTGCTCTTCTTGCGGGAGAATCCGCAGCAGTGGAGTGTGGTGCAGGCAAGGGTTGGCTCGTACGCCACAAGCGCCCAGGGGGCCGCGGAGGTGGCGGAGGTGCTCACTCAGGAGCTCAGTTCCTCAACCCACCAGCTTCCCTTGCGGCGGATCTTGGCTTCCTTGTGGCTTCGCACCCGGCAGTGGGCGCGCGCTTTCGAGAACTTTGTGGAAGCGGACCGCTTGGCGGCGGATGCCGAACGTAACCGCGGCACCGTGGGCACAGAGCTGTTTGGTTTTGCGGAGACCGCCCGGCAGGAGGGCGCCTACGAGTTTGCCGAAAAAGCCTATGCCCTGCTTCTGGCCCGCTACCCTGGTAGTCCTCTGGCATTGCGCGCCGAATTCCAACGCGCGGTGCTGCTCAAGGAGATGGGGCAGTATCAGGCAGCAATAGACGGTTTCACTGCCGTTGCCGACCACTACCGTCGCTCCAGGGAGGCGTGTGCGGCGCTGTTGGAAGCAGCCTCCGTGTACTTTAACTTCCTGCGGGACGCGGCGCGCTGCCAGCAAGTGCTCGGGCGCCTGATGGGCGAATGCCCGAGCGGCAGTGAACAGGGTCGCGCACTGTTGCTGTTGGGCGATTGCAAACTCGCGGCTGGCGATGTCGCCGGGGCGCGGGAGGCCTACAGGCAGGCGGCCCGTTCTAAAGATGCGGCGCGCGAGGAAATCGCCCATACGGCGCTCTTCAGGATAGGCGAGTTGGCTTTCCTCACCGGGCAGTTGGACAGCGCTGCAACCATTCTCTCTCGGGTTGCGTCGGCGAGCGGCCCCTTGCCTGAGCGCGTGACCAACGATGCATTGGAGCTTCTCCTGCTGCTCAAGGAGAACGCGGATGATAATGACGCGCTGCGGGCGTTTGCCGAAGCACTGCTCTGGCGAAGGCAGTGGCAGCCAGACCAGGCCCTTCGCCGCCTGGAGCAGCTGGTGCGCATGCAGCCTCCGCCGGCTATTGCCGATGAGGCGTGGATGGAGATTGCCAGCATCCAGACCGAACAGGGAGGCTACCAGGAGGCGATTCAGGCGTACGACCAGGTGTACAAAGGCTTTCTCGAGAGTCGGTTCCGCGATCTGGCGCTCAAGGGCAAGGCGGAACTCCTGGAGGCGCAGCTTGCCAACGATGCAGGAGCTGCCAAGGCGTACGAGGAGTTTCTGGCGACCTTTCCCACGAGCGTCTATGTGGAAGAAGTGCGGAAGCGCCTGCGCGCGGTGGACGCGAGGATGGAGGCGAACAAGCGAAAGGGAGAACGGTAG
- the dnaJ gene encoding molecular chaperone DnaJ: MEKRDYYEILEVPRDATEEEIKKAYRRMAMKYHPDRNPGDKEAEERFKEAAEAYEVLREPEKRRRYDLYGHEGVKAGYGDFAGFGFDLSDALRVFWSAGFGGFADFFGMGEERRRGPQRGSDLQIRLRLDLEEIATGVTKKLKLKRFVRCQSCRGSGAHPDAPPTTCPLCHGTGQVRQATRSIFGSFLNITTCSRCEGRGEIITRPCSECNGSGRVQAEQTIEVQVPAGVATGNYITLRQEGNVGPLGGPPGDAIVLIEEKEHPHFERHGDDILYDLPISFVQAALGDEVEVPTLNGRVQLQIDPGTQSGKILRMRGKGIPHLHGHGRGDQLVRIVVWTPTKLSARERELLAALKDSENLKPPADTPGFREKVKKAFS, translated from the coding sequence ATGGAAAAGCGGGACTACTATGAAATCCTGGAGGTTCCTCGGGATGCCACTGAAGAGGAAATCAAGAAGGCCTATCGCCGCATGGCGATGAAGTATCATCCCGACAGGAACCCCGGAGATAAAGAGGCGGAAGAACGGTTCAAGGAGGCTGCCGAGGCGTACGAAGTCCTGCGCGAGCCCGAGAAACGACGGCGCTATGACCTCTACGGTCATGAGGGCGTCAAGGCGGGCTATGGGGACTTTGCTGGCTTTGGGTTCGACCTGAGCGACGCCCTGCGGGTGTTCTGGTCTGCAGGGTTTGGCGGCTTTGCCGACTTTTTCGGCATGGGGGAGGAGCGGCGGCGGGGGCCACAGCGCGGCTCTGACCTGCAGATCAGACTGCGATTGGACTTGGAGGAGATTGCCACCGGCGTCACTAAGAAGCTGAAGCTGAAGCGTTTCGTGCGCTGCCAAAGCTGCCGCGGCTCAGGTGCGCACCCGGATGCGCCGCCGACTACTTGCCCCCTCTGCCACGGAACCGGCCAGGTCAGGCAGGCGACGCGTTCCATCTTTGGCTCGTTTCTGAACATCACCACCTGCTCGCGGTGCGAAGGGCGGGGCGAGATCATTACCCGGCCCTGCTCAGAGTGCAACGGGAGCGGCCGCGTGCAGGCGGAGCAGACCATAGAAGTGCAGGTGCCGGCGGGAGTGGCCACAGGCAACTACATCACCTTGCGGCAGGAAGGGAACGTCGGCCCGTTGGGGGGTCCGCCGGGGGACGCGATCGTGCTCATCGAAGAGAAGGAGCACCCTCACTTCGAGCGGCACGGCGATGACATTCTCTACGACCTGCCGATTAGCTTCGTGCAGGCGGCCCTGGGCGATGAGGTGGAAGTGCCCACGCTCAACGGGAGAGTGCAGTTGCAGATTGACCCCGGCACGCAGTCGGGCAAGATCCTGCGCATGCGGGGCAAAGGGATACCCCATCTCCATGGACACGGGCGAGGGGATCAGCTGGTGCGCATTGTTGTCTGGACGCCCACCAAGCTCAGCGCCCGCGAGCGCGAACTTTTGGCAGCGCTGAAAGATTCCGAGAACCTGAAGCCCCCTGCCGATACCCCTGGGTTCCGGGAGAAGGTAAAGAAGGCATTCAGTTGA
- a CDS encoding secondary thiamine-phosphate synthase enzyme YjbQ — protein sequence MAGVYQFSLRTSARCEFLNIDAQVQKAVAASGVTDGVCLVFVPHTTAAVTINENADPDVRRDIVAELDKVIPLADNYQHMEGNAAAHIKASLLGSSVAVVVQGGRLKLGTWQSLFFCEFDGPRTRQVWVQVLPG from the coding sequence ATGGCGGGGGTGTACCAGTTTTCCTTGCGCACCAGCGCGCGCTGCGAGTTTCTCAATATCGACGCCCAGGTCCAGAAGGCGGTGGCCGCAAGCGGCGTAACGGACGGGGTATGCCTGGTGTTTGTGCCGCACACCACGGCCGCAGTGACCATCAACGAGAACGCCGACCCGGATGTTCGCCGCGACATCGTCGCCGAGCTCGACAAGGTAATCCCGCTGGCTGACAACTACCAGCACATGGAGGGCAACGCGGCTGCGCACATCAAGGCGTCGCTCCTTGGCAGCTCGGTGGCAGTTGTGGTGCAGGGCGGCAGGTTGAAATTGGGCACCTGGCAGTCGTTGTTCTTCTGCGAATTTGACGGACCACGCACTCGGCAGGTCTGGGTGCAGGTCTTGCCTGGGTGA
- a CDS encoding helix-hairpin-helix domain-containing protein, with the protein MIAFLLVGLFVGAGVNLYMRQRGAGLDNPQALAYPDSLRREFMARAAEVVPTPAVTSDSVPTPRLVSAPARSLLAVDINRASVEELVQLPHIGPALAERIVAHRQQHGPFRSIEDIKQVRGIGERTFAKIRPYLTID; encoded by the coding sequence ATGATCGCCTTCCTGCTGGTCGGTCTTTTTGTGGGAGCGGGGGTCAATCTGTACATGCGCCAGCGCGGGGCTGGCTTGGATAACCCCCAGGCGTTGGCGTACCCTGACTCCTTGCGGCGGGAGTTCATGGCACGGGCCGCCGAGGTCGTGCCGACTCCTGCGGTGACCAGCGACAGCGTACCCACACCTCGCCTCGTGAGCGCACCAGCAAGGTCGCTTTTGGCGGTGGACATCAACCGGGCCTCGGTGGAAGAGCTGGTGCAGCTGCCGCACATCGGGCCGGCCCTTGCCGAAAGGATCGTGGCCCATCGGCAGCAGCACGGACCGTTTAGGAGCATTGAGGATATTAAGCAGGTCAGAGGGATTGGCGAGCGTACCTTTGCCAAGATTCGACCGTATCTGACCATCGATTGA
- a CDS encoding class I SAM-dependent methyltransferase has protein sequence MPRRETRTYSQLAEIYDYVMRHVDYQLWAEHVDLLLARAGVQRGKLLDLACGTGSLSWHLRRLGWEPALCDLSWHMVRQAQSKFRQGGAHAPMWVTDMCQVATRRRFSAVVCIYDSINYLLSAEDWLATLDRVADCLEEEGAFVFDVCTAHNSRRNFRNFRDRESGPGFSYLRRSRYLEHEGVQINDFEIELASAPGVVFKELHRQRIYSLAEVEAMIQHSRLCLVGSYCDFTLTPGTEQCERVHYVLRRRASGEMRPSPGSEEQG, from the coding sequence ATGCCAAGGCGTGAGACGCGGACGTACTCGCAGCTGGCCGAGATTTACGACTACGTCATGCGCCACGTGGACTATCAGCTTTGGGCAGAACATGTGGACCTGTTGCTCGCCCGCGCGGGCGTGCAACGGGGCAAGCTATTGGACCTGGCCTGCGGCACCGGCTCGCTGAGCTGGCATCTCCGGCGCCTTGGCTGGGAGCCAGCTCTCTGCGACCTCAGCTGGCACATGGTGCGGCAGGCACAGAGCAAGTTCCGACAAGGCGGCGCGCATGCCCCTATGTGGGTGACCGACATGTGCCAGGTCGCCACCCGCCGCCGCTTTTCGGCGGTCGTGTGCATCTACGACAGCATCAACTACCTGCTGTCCGCAGAAGATTGGCTGGCCACCCTGGATCGGGTGGCGGACTGCCTGGAGGAAGAGGGTGCCTTTGTGTTCGATGTGTGTACGGCCCACAATTCCCGCCGCAACTTCCGCAACTTCCGGGACAGGGAAAGCGGACCGGGATTTTCCTACCTCAGGAGGAGCCGGTACCTCGAACATGAAGGTGTGCAGATCAATGATTTTGAAATCGAGCTGGCCAGCGCCCCAGGGGTCGTGTTCAAGGAGCTGCACAGACAGCGCATCTACTCTCTGGCTGAGGTAGAAGCTATGATCCAGCATAGCAGGCTGTGCCTCGTGGGGAGCTATTGTGATTTCACCCTCACGCCCGGCACGGAGCAATGCGAGCGCGTCCATTACGTGCTGCGCCGGCGCGCCTCGGGGGAGATGCGGCCTTCCCCAGGAAGCGAGGAACAGGGATGA
- a CDS encoding ABC transporter permease produces MSGLLYSIREGVEGFRRAPLSSFISLSTVALALTLLGVFMAVSLNLNRLAAALQQRMTFEVFVDEALDMRAIAALEQQVRSIPGVASVEFVSKEAAAQAIKAEFGEDVLDVLGENPLPPSFRIGLAPNTRSAALAESVAAQLRAQKGVSEVVYRAELFRLLDRYLQVAVTVDVAVGIALVLGSVFVVFNTIRLIIHAKRQIIETMKLVGATPAFIRRPFLVEGMLQGAAGGAIAAACLWLLVRVVSLEAPRLVVLPRTFYLGVVAAGVVLGWLGSILAVRRLLKY; encoded by the coding sequence GTGAGCGGCCTCCTCTATAGCATCCGCGAAGGGGTGGAAGGATTCCGGCGCGCGCCCCTATCGAGCTTTATTTCCCTATCGACAGTCGCTTTGGCTTTGACCCTGCTTGGTGTGTTCATGGCCGTCAGCCTCAATCTGAATCGGCTGGCTGCTGCCCTGCAGCAAAGGATGACCTTTGAGGTCTTTGTGGACGAGGCCTTAGACATGCGGGCCATCGCCGCGCTGGAGCAACAGGTCAGGTCCATCCCTGGGGTGGCAAGCGTGGAGTTCGTCTCCAAAGAAGCGGCTGCGCAGGCGATCAAGGCGGAGTTTGGTGAGGATGTCTTAGATGTCTTGGGTGAGAATCCCTTGCCCCCTTCGTTCCGCATTGGCCTGGCACCGAACACCCGCTCCGCCGCCTTGGCAGAGTCGGTGGCCGCACAGCTGCGTGCGCAGAAGGGCGTGAGCGAGGTGGTCTATCGTGCGGAACTCTTCCGGCTTCTGGACCGTTATCTCCAGGTGGCGGTGACGGTGGATGTGGCGGTTGGCATCGCCCTTGTGCTCGGCTCCGTCTTTGTCGTCTTCAACACCATTCGTCTCATTATCCACGCCAAGCGCCAGATCATCGAGACCATGAAGCTGGTGGGGGCGACCCCCGCCTTCATTCGGCGGCCGTTCCTGGTGGAAGGCATGCTCCAGGGAGCAGCAGGCGGGGCAATAGCAGCGGCCTGCCTCTGGCTACTGGTCCGCGTTGTCTCCCTTGAGGCGCCCCGCCTGGTGGTGCTGCCGCGGACGTTCTACCTGGGGGTGGTGGCAGCAGGAGTGGTGCTGGGTTGGTTGGGGAGCATCCTGGCGGTGAGGAGGCTACTCAAGTACTGA
- the grpE gene encoding nucleotide exchange factor GrpE yields the protein MTEEKTSTATGLATQEKPHKATEKKRAPRATVKSLRAEREALTQQLAACNDRLLRKAAEFENYKKRVQREMAEIVVNANAELVRALLPILDDMERALQQGPQSGTFEQFHEGIRLIWEKMNRVLQERGLVAIEAVGHPFDPERHEALMQTESEGAPANTVVMEHQRGYEFQGRVLRPAKVVVSK from the coding sequence ATGACAGAGGAGAAGACCTCGACAGCGACAGGTTTGGCTACTCAGGAAAAGCCACACAAGGCGACCGAAAAGAAGCGCGCCCCAAGAGCGACGGTCAAGTCGCTGCGGGCGGAAAGAGAGGCCTTGACGCAGCAACTGGCAGCCTGCAACGACCGCTTGCTCCGTAAGGCAGCCGAGTTTGAGAACTACAAGAAGCGGGTGCAGCGCGAGATGGCGGAGATAGTGGTCAACGCCAACGCCGAGCTTGTGCGCGCCCTGCTCCCAATTCTGGACGACATGGAGCGTGCACTCCAGCAGGGGCCCCAGAGCGGCACTTTCGAGCAGTTCCACGAGGGGATTCGCCTGATCTGGGAGAAGATGAACAGAGTGTTGCAAGAGCGCGGGTTGGTGGCCATCGAAGCGGTAGGGCACCCTTTTGATCCCGAACGCCACGAGGCCCTCATGCAGACGGAGAGCGAGGGCGCGCCTGCCAATACGGTGGTCATGGAACACCAACGTGGCTACGAGTTCCAAGGGCGCGTGTTGCGCCCGGCCAAGGTGGTGGTGAGTAAGTGA